From a single Carassius gibelio isolate Cgi1373 ecotype wild population from Czech Republic chromosome A18, carGib1.2-hapl.c, whole genome shotgun sequence genomic region:
- the gdpd4a gene encoding glycerophosphodiester phosphodiesterase domain-containing protein 5 isoform X2: MGRSPVSLSRLKLGKLKVVRRQLLQRYEHQPFVSCLAGLYGCQWRRYQRAKAQPGECCCSRLECSCFALLIVTFILTLIFLYFWSEAQNDYNDFDWFNFGNLGFWFPWSVVLLVVAAALFTYIALLLVLAVCLLSEGQRLYLHWSHKIGILVTLSFSISATAVLSDVWSKEWTTLLLSFQVTAPFLHVGGVFLMTLLSWPIALHFFRMNKRVRQVALLSLFLAVLFALYLVPLGMYSPCIKEKGRLGPAPTLFGHRGAPMLAPENTQMSFEKAVESGGDGLETDVTISYDGVPFLMHDSTLRRTTNVHEVFPNRTDTPAAMFTWDELEMLSAGSWFLQRDPFGTASSLDVDEKNRVRNQTVPTLKEFLDLAAQHEKLVIFDLRRPPRGHPYRDTWITRTLEVIHNESSINSSQVLWLPADQRSLVQELDPELQQTSGDHSSIEELQEEHIVRLNLHYSYMSQEQIRKYSSVNISTNLYVISQPWLYSLAWCAGVHSVTTNALHILKKLQRPLFLMTPDEYSLMWILTDIVSAFLITAIFIFHWWRERGLPFWSGSRQVNENGPYSKFRTELSDVWSISSISVRGGAQSTPLTPNLPTISEEPPI, from the exons ATGGGCCGCTCTCCAGTGAGCCTGTCCAGACTGAAGCTGGGGAAGCTAAAGGTGGTGCGGCGGCAGCTGCTGCAGCGCTATGAGCACCAGCCGTTTGTCTCCTGTCTGGCCGGCCTGTACGGCTGCCAGTGGAGACGCTACCAGCGCGCCAAAGCCCAGCCGGGGGAATGCTGCTGTAGTCGG TTGGAGTGCAGTTGTTTCGCTCTCCTCATCGTAACGTTTATCCTGACCCTGATATTCCTGTACTTCTGGAGTGAGGCGCAGAATGACTACAACGACTTCGACTG GTTTAACTTTGGGAACCTGGGCTTCTGGTTCCCGTGGTCGGTGGTGTTGCTGGTGGTCGCCGCCGCTCTCTTCACCTACATCGCCCTCCTGCTG GTCCTAGCTGTGTGCCTTCTCTCTGAAGGACAGAGGCTTTACCTCCACTGGAGCCACAAG ATTGGGATCCTGGTGACTCTCAGCTTCTCCATCAGTGCCACAGCTGTGCTCTCTGACGTGTGGAGCAAAGAATGGACCACGCTGCTCCTTTCTTTTCAG GTTACAGCACCCTTCCTTCACGTGGGCGGAGTTTTTCTAATGACACTTCTGTCCTGGCCAATAGCCTTACACTTCTTTCGCATGAACAAGAGAG tgaggCAGGTGGCTCTCCTCAGCTTGTTCCTGGCGGTTCTCTTCGCCCTGTATCTAGTGCCATTGGGCATGTATTCACCCTGTATTAAAGAGAAGGGCAGACTGGGGCCAGCGCCCACCCTCTTCGGGCACAGAGGAGCGCCCATG CTTGCACCAGAAAATACCCAGATGTCCTTTGAGAAGGCTGTAGAATCGGGAGGAGACGGACTGGAGACAGACGTCACAATCAG TTATGATGGCGTCCCGTTCCTGATGCATGACAGCACCCTGAGGAGGACGACCAACGTGCATGAGGTGTTCCCCAACCGGACGGACACACCGGCGGCCATGTTCACCTGGGATGAGCTGGAGATGCTCAGCGCTGGATCCTGGTTTCTTCAA CGGGATCCTTTCGGCACGGCCTCTTCTCTTGATGTAGACGAGAAGAACCGGGTCCGAAACCAGACGGTACCCACCCTGAAGGAGTTCCTGGATCTGGCAGCCCAGCACGAGAAGCTGGTGATCTTTGACCTCAGACGCCCCCCTCGAGGACACCCCTACAGAGACACATGGATCACACGCACCCTGGAGGTCATACACAACGAGTCCTCCATTAACTCCAGCCAG GTGTTGTGGCTTCCGGCCGATCAGAGGAGTCTGGTTCAGGAGCTGGACCCCGAGCTGCAGCAGACGTCTGGAGATCATTCCTCCATCGAGGAGCTGCAGGAGGAGCACATCGTCCGACTCAACCTTCATTACAGCTACATGTCACAGGAGCAGATCAG AAAGTACTCCTCTGTGAACATCAGCACTAACCTGTATGTGATCAGTCAGCCGTGGTTATATTCGCTGGCGTGGTGCGCAGGCGTTCATTCAGTCACTACAAACGCCCTGCACATCCTCAAGAAACTACAGCGCCCCTTGTTCCTCATG ACTCCAGATGAATACAGTCTGATGTGGATCCTGACCGACATCGTCTCTGCTTTCCTCATCACCGCTATTTTCATCTTCCACTG GTGGCGTGAGCGAGGCTTGCCCTTCTGGTCGGGCAGTAGACAGGTGAATGAGAACGGACCGTACAGCAAGTTCCGGACGG AGCTGAGCGACGTCTGGTCCATCTCCAGCATCAGCGTCCGTGGAGGGGCTCAGAGCACGCCCCTCACACCCAACCTGCCCACCATCAGCGAGGAGCCGCCCATCTGA
- the gdpd4a gene encoding glycerophosphodiester phosphodiesterase domain-containing protein 5 isoform X1: MGRSPVSLSRLKLGKLKVVRRQLLQRYEHQPFVSCLAGLYGCQWRRYQRAKAQPGECCCSRLECSCFALLIVTFILTLIFLYFWSEAQNDYNDFDWFNFGNLGFWFPWSVVLLVVAAALFTYIALLLVLAVCLLSEGQRLYLHWSHKIGILVTLSFSISATAVLSDVWSKEWTTLLLSFQVTAPFLHVGGVFLMTLLSWPIALHFFRMNKRVRQVALLSLFLAVLFALYLVPLGMYSPCIKEKGRLGPAPTLFGHRGAPMLAPENTQMSFEKAVESGGDGLETDVTISYDGVPFLMHDSTLRRTTNVHEVFPNRTDTPAAMFTWDELEMLSAGSWFLQRDPFGTASSLDVDEKNRVRNQTVPTLKEFLDLAAQHEKLVIFDLRRPPRGHPYRDTWITRTLEVIHNESSINSSQVLWLPADQRSLVQELDPELQQTSGDHSSIEELQEEHIVRLNLHYSYMSQEQIRKYSSVNISTNLYVISQPWLYSLAWCAGVHSVTTNALHILKKLQRPLFLMTPDEYSLMWILTDIVSAFLITAIFIFHWWRERGLPFWSGSRQVNENGPYSKFRTEASEVQGIRWNPLFFDGPSPSRDLDLTLHVPPMHGFPVPI, from the exons ATGGGCCGCTCTCCAGTGAGCCTGTCCAGACTGAAGCTGGGGAAGCTAAAGGTGGTGCGGCGGCAGCTGCTGCAGCGCTATGAGCACCAGCCGTTTGTCTCCTGTCTGGCCGGCCTGTACGGCTGCCAGTGGAGACGCTACCAGCGCGCCAAAGCCCAGCCGGGGGAATGCTGCTGTAGTCGG TTGGAGTGCAGTTGTTTCGCTCTCCTCATCGTAACGTTTATCCTGACCCTGATATTCCTGTACTTCTGGAGTGAGGCGCAGAATGACTACAACGACTTCGACTG GTTTAACTTTGGGAACCTGGGCTTCTGGTTCCCGTGGTCGGTGGTGTTGCTGGTGGTCGCCGCCGCTCTCTTCACCTACATCGCCCTCCTGCTG GTCCTAGCTGTGTGCCTTCTCTCTGAAGGACAGAGGCTTTACCTCCACTGGAGCCACAAG ATTGGGATCCTGGTGACTCTCAGCTTCTCCATCAGTGCCACAGCTGTGCTCTCTGACGTGTGGAGCAAAGAATGGACCACGCTGCTCCTTTCTTTTCAG GTTACAGCACCCTTCCTTCACGTGGGCGGAGTTTTTCTAATGACACTTCTGTCCTGGCCAATAGCCTTACACTTCTTTCGCATGAACAAGAGAG tgaggCAGGTGGCTCTCCTCAGCTTGTTCCTGGCGGTTCTCTTCGCCCTGTATCTAGTGCCATTGGGCATGTATTCACCCTGTATTAAAGAGAAGGGCAGACTGGGGCCAGCGCCCACCCTCTTCGGGCACAGAGGAGCGCCCATG CTTGCACCAGAAAATACCCAGATGTCCTTTGAGAAGGCTGTAGAATCGGGAGGAGACGGACTGGAGACAGACGTCACAATCAG TTATGATGGCGTCCCGTTCCTGATGCATGACAGCACCCTGAGGAGGACGACCAACGTGCATGAGGTGTTCCCCAACCGGACGGACACACCGGCGGCCATGTTCACCTGGGATGAGCTGGAGATGCTCAGCGCTGGATCCTGGTTTCTTCAA CGGGATCCTTTCGGCACGGCCTCTTCTCTTGATGTAGACGAGAAGAACCGGGTCCGAAACCAGACGGTACCCACCCTGAAGGAGTTCCTGGATCTGGCAGCCCAGCACGAGAAGCTGGTGATCTTTGACCTCAGACGCCCCCCTCGAGGACACCCCTACAGAGACACATGGATCACACGCACCCTGGAGGTCATACACAACGAGTCCTCCATTAACTCCAGCCAG GTGTTGTGGCTTCCGGCCGATCAGAGGAGTCTGGTTCAGGAGCTGGACCCCGAGCTGCAGCAGACGTCTGGAGATCATTCCTCCATCGAGGAGCTGCAGGAGGAGCACATCGTCCGACTCAACCTTCATTACAGCTACATGTCACAGGAGCAGATCAG AAAGTACTCCTCTGTGAACATCAGCACTAACCTGTATGTGATCAGTCAGCCGTGGTTATATTCGCTGGCGTGGTGCGCAGGCGTTCATTCAGTCACTACAAACGCCCTGCACATCCTCAAGAAACTACAGCGCCCCTTGTTCCTCATG ACTCCAGATGAATACAGTCTGATGTGGATCCTGACCGACATCGTCTCTGCTTTCCTCATCACCGCTATTTTCATCTTCCACTG GTGGCGTGAGCGAGGCTTGCCCTTCTGGTCGGGCAGTAGACAGGTGAATGAGAACGGACCGTACAGCAAGTTCCGGACGG AAGCGTCTGAGGTCCAAGGCATCCGCTGGAACCCTCTGTTCTTTGACGGGCCGTCACCGTCCCGGGACCTCGACCTCACCCTGCATGTTCCCCCTATGCATGGCTTCCCCGTCCCCATCTGA